One stretch of Pseudomonas fluorescens Q2-87 DNA includes these proteins:
- the oscA gene encoding sulfur starvation response protein OscA produces MSASLRSVDGQDEATILREIQSALRDLRFGAVEITVHNAQVVQIERKEKFRLQQPSHKPS; encoded by the coding sequence ATGAGCGCATCCCTACGTAGCGTTGACGGCCAGGACGAAGCAACCATCTTGCGCGAGATCCAGAGCGCATTGCGCGATCTGCGCTTTGGGGCCGTGGAAATCACCGTGCACAACGCGCAGGTGGTCCAGATCGAACGCAAGGAAAAATTCCGACTGCAGCAACCGAGCCATAAGCCGTCTTGA
- a CDS encoding DUF6124 family protein produces MFKVTPNPPQNGHKSRVQAQEEKKLDDAATRALDYYLNPKPASPPEPDKNQLFIVSPHIDTETLLANASEDLLSISIIAADLADDVDESRRRVALAISRMADGVQLLVERALDHLETKETVTPGAKV; encoded by the coding sequence ATGTTCAAAGTAACTCCTAATCCGCCGCAAAACGGCCACAAATCCCGTGTCCAAGCGCAGGAAGAAAAAAAGCTCGATGACGCCGCCACCCGCGCCCTCGACTACTACCTCAACCCCAAGCCCGCCTCACCGCCAGAGCCCGACAAAAACCAGCTCTTTATCGTGTCCCCCCACATAGACACCGAAACCCTGCTCGCCAACGCCTCCGAAGACCTGCTATCCATCAGCATCATCGCCGCCGACCTGGCCGACGACGTCGACGAATCACGCCGCCGCGTAGCCCTGGCGATCAGTCGCATGGCCGATGGGGTGCAGTTGTTGGTCGAGCGGGCGTTGGATCATCTGGAGACAAAGGAGACGGTGACGCCTGGCGCCAAGGTGTAG